A part of Escherichia marmotae genomic DNA contains:
- a CDS encoding DUF1889 family protein — MPAVIDKALDFISAMDISAPTPSSMNESTAKGIFKYLHALGVPATATDITARAEQEGWNPGFTEKMVGWAKKMESGERVVIKNPEYFSSYMQEELKALV, encoded by the coding sequence ATGCCTGCTGTAATAGATAAAGCCCTGGATTTCATTAGTGCTATGGATATATCAGCACCAACCCCCAGCTCTATGAATGAAAGTACGGCGAAGGGAATATTTAAATATTTGCATGCTCTGGGTGTACCCGCGACGGCCACCGATATTACTGCGCGAGCTGAACAGGAAGGCTGGAATCCTGGATTCACGGAAAAAATGGTTGGCTGGGCAAAAAAAATGGAGTCTGGTGAACGCGTGGTGATTAAAAACCCTGAATACTTCTCGTCTTATATGCAGGAAGAACTTAAAGCCCTTGTGTGA